A single Nicotiana tabacum cultivar K326 chromosome 5, ASM71507v2, whole genome shotgun sequence DNA region contains:
- the LOC107772018 gene encoding heavy metal-associated isoprenylated plant protein 39: protein MKKVVLKLEVYDDKGKQKAMKAVSTLSGIENLSIDMKEKKLTVVGDIDPVEVVRKLKKTWHPEILTVGPAKEPEKKKNDQSGNKNGGNKKEESDQVSELVKLYKNYNPDMTQHYRVYSIEENPNACVIC, encoded by the exons ATGAAG AAAGTTGTTTTGAAATTAGAGGTATATGATGACAAAGGGAAACAAAAGGCTATGAAAGCTGTCTCTACCCTCTCAG GGATTGAAAATCTATCAATTGATATGAAAGAGAAGAAATTAACAGTAGTAGGAGATATTGATCCAGTTGAAGTGgtgagaaaattgaagaaaacatgGCATCCAGAAATATTAACAGTAGGGCCAGCAAAAGAgccagaaaagaagaaaaatgatcaAAGTGGGaacaaaaatggaggaaacaaaaaagaagagaGTGATCAAGTTTCAGAGCTTGTAAAACTTTACAAGAATTATAATCCTGATATGACACAACATTATAGGGTCTATAGTATAGAGGAAAATCCAAATGCTTGTGttatttgttaa